The region AcatttggttagaaatggagtccattAACGCCAATAAACGAcaagcccccaccacaactcagactcccaACATTTATATCTAATGAAGCCCGTctggcaaaacaggaatgtgactggCGTCGgaggaaaactaggatcaacatcgaccgggccttcgattcatggagggacctttgttTACGAGCATTAGCGTgcgcaacaggacgctgactgtcatcgacttaacggccacaggtgtcactgttaacaagcaatttctgattcttacatagagtccctttaaaggaatagtgtggAACATTTGGGGGATCTAATAATATtcctaactatgttttcattagtgtttaaacacctgaaactaataactgtgttttcgttagcttagaatgagccgtttatatctacatagggagcgggtcctcttcacggagtcctccatgttgttaCGCCatttttctttcacatttttatgttacctgaaggccaccgtagttctcaggCACACttatgaaactgcggtaacgtgagtaccagagtgtaaaaccgtggtaccgccagccgcctgACTTCAGTTGCTCTTAAAGCAGTgatattatggtaaggatgacctctgagttAGAAGAACGGCATTACcaaggttttgcactcggtggctcacgttaccgcagtcttggaaagggaggagtcaGCAGAGGGGAACTCAGTTGATtataatctgcaaccacaccactagatgccaccaaatcctacacactgtccctttaaaggcaGCCTTACTTTTGTGTAAAATGTTAAACAATGTTAATAACTTTTGGAATCTCACAGTGAGTTGAGAAGCAactttcaattttattttttattttatttttccagtGTGATGAAAGTTAATTCACCTTCTGCTCTGAGAGATGTTGTTTACCTCCTcagctttgtgtctgtgtgtcaacAAGATGGCGTCACTGAGGGGAAGTGGCGAAGAAAGTGAGGATGAAGTGAGAGTAAATACAGAGTCGGACGGTGACCACCTCACCTGGGGGATATTTTCCTCATGGCCAAAGGGGCATTTGAGGATGAAGTTGCCGTGACTCCCGTAGAGGGTGAATGTGAAGTTTGGAGAAGCTGCGGGAACTCCACAGCGAAACACTGCAGGTTGTCCCACAGCCACTTTGACGACAGCTGGGCGGGTGCTGTAACGGAGAGCTGACCTGGTGGTGGGGGTGCTTttggtgctggtggtgctggtgttACTGTTGGTtctggtgctggtggtgctggtgttactggtggttctggtgctggtggtgctggtggtgctggtgatGCTGTCAGTGTCGTCAGTGAAGTCGTCAGTGTCGTCGTCGTCTTGAGCTGAAACAGGGATTAAGTGTTGacaatgtgtgtgagagatgaggaggaaagagcaaaatgtggaaataatttaataaaatcactaataatgtatatacatatacatatacatatatatatatacagataatAGAGTgatacaggaatgagtcctaaaacccagaaaattagttatcattttagcacttcctgttccctcgtctgaaagttaatgtttttttttaaaatgggtttttagttagatgcctgaaataaggtctgtggttaacacaagctgaagagattttaatgttttgttctacgacgtcagtaaatgttttaaaaaggaggttgctaacaagtggctaaatgagactactaagcGTCATCACGttgactcgtccgcctttacagccttgttgtttaTACTCGCGCGTTCATGCGACCTTGGTGTAGTTCGTCtacagcctaacgttagctttttacttatcttgctgaacaaaacgtgtaagtatcctAAACGTTTGTTCACCACagagcagggtctgaaattaactttttttcacttcctgccactgtggcaggtaagtattttttttgcagtaacattttagatctgatgtcattcaatcttcaatatattttacacaaaaaacattttatgtatgATAAATTACAGagttcgaattacaccgtatCTTCCGGGGGAGCCCTATTTATTTGGGGCAGAGAGGGTACTCtacacagtacagtactgtactttgttattgtcatctatagtggttgtttgcataaaaaacacatgattcaaatgattattatttaaatatttgttttgatttaaaaaaaaatctcggcaagctgcttagagctagtgttaggaagttaaacaggtcctaattctctctctaatatctgttttacattgctgtgaaaacatctccttcaaacaactggatttgcTCGACTGCTTAACTgacggaaagcatcaatacagaggaatcgatagtcacggaggcatggaatcggacaactaggaaccggTAATCAATGGGaaccggttctctattcccatctaCAGCATTTTCCATGTCTGCCAAAGCGTGACGATTTTaccaaatgcaggtaaattgttggcagtggcgggtgctaatttcacaccctgccacagagcttattttatgcaataatgcaaaacccaatgaaaaaatctcattgtctttttgtgagggaacccagggcgatatTAACTTCCTGGTTGTCGTCCCCGGAGCACTCTATTAAAGGCATATATATTACCCAGTGTAAATTCTACCACTAAATCACTTTCTATTTGTTGAAATTTTAAATCCCACCATCACTTTTTCAGGCAGTTTAGTGCGATCAGAAACATACTGTAGGAAGCCAGTAAAGAAAACCAAACACAGACTCTGAATAAATGTAGAGTGTAACACTATCACTATTGTCATGGAGTCTGATGTTTTAAAACAAAGTGTGCACGTCATTACTCAGATAATTGTTCAGTTCTTATATGTTAAAACAATTATCCACCCATCCTTGTTATGTGACCAGAATGCTTCCTGCATCTGCATCACTGTCCTCATAAACATTTGAATATTGTAATGACTGGAACACCGTGTGGTTCCCCGCAAGATTTCCTTGGAAGGgtgtaaagaaacaaaaatccTCGTGTTCTTACAGACGGCAAAACATCGACCAGGGTCAGGATGAGTTCTACGGATGTTTTCAGTTCAGAATGTATTGAGTGTAATGAGAGTAAGAAATGGAATCTTTATCTTCAATAAATCCTGTATGTGGTTGGTTACCTAAGGAGGGTGCGGTGATCTGGAGaagagccagcagcagcagcaagcagaTATGAGAaaccttcctcttcatcctcatctgTCCTTTCCTGCACTCTTCCATTCTTTTCTCAATCGCTTTTATTCCATTAGTTGATCTGCAAACGTTTGAACAACGAAACTTTACTTTTCACTCAACAATAAAGGAACACAATGCATGTAATAGTACAACCCTCCTTGTGTTAAAGGTTGATGTTGATGACTATCACCTGAGGGAAGATAATGGTTATTTACACTGTAGTGATTTTAAATACAGATTCAATCCGTCACTTCTTTTTATATGAAAAGGCTGCAAGTATTTTAGGACTTTTGAAAAAGAACTATTATCGTCTATATAAGTATATTAAACCAAAGATTTTATTGCACACCATCAGTCGGATGACAATATTTGGCCAGAGCAGCATTTTAAGCCATAAAATGATCCGATTTAATATTTAGTAATAAGTGATGCTGAAAATCTTTCTTCACTTTTGCTGATTCAAGTCTTCTGCTTTATGAATTATGAATAAGTCATGTTGACTTTTAAAGATATGCAAATTCATTCCATTTTATCACTCATGTTTTGTTTACTGAGCTTTAGTCACCAATAGTTTTCGGTTTCTTAAAACATCAGTATCATAATCTTGTCACCCATCATCATGACTCTTTTGTCCCCAAATCTGACACGTTTTTTGTAAATGTGAGAATTACAGTAAAACGGAACAAGTATGTTGAAATGCAGAGAAAGACTGTGACATTATTAACACGAACCTCCACATGAACTGGAAACTCCCCAGAAGGTCTGCAGGCAGCTTCCTTTATTTGAAGAATTTGACGCTGctccttttaaaaataaatcctgtTTATTGTAGAAATGAACTTCTCAGATGACACCTTCATCTGTAAAGTCTGATCTATATCTGCTGCCTCAATAAACTATAAATGCTGACTCTCTCTCTTCAACTCTGTCCGCCTCACTTCGTCCTCCTGCTCTAAACCAGGAGTGAGGTTGAGAACAACGAGGCACCTGAAGGAACGTGGACATCTACCTGATTTACAAGGAAGCTGCAAATGAGAAGCAAACAGGTTGAACAGGCCGGGCCTGAGCCAATAATAGCTGTTCTGGAAGGAACGTCAATGCTGATCACGCAGCGcttttctgctttctctctctctcactcgctctgtctcacacaaacacacacacacacacacaaacacacacacacacacacacgcacacgcgcgcacacacgcacacacgcacacacacacacacacacacacacacacacacacacacacacacacacacacacccttagaCAAAGAGCTTGAAatactcgttttttttttttttttcattttactttaaatgtatttccttCTGTCTGAAGGACAAGCAGGTTGACCTGCTGCCATCACAGCAGAAGTGGCATCACGTTTCACCACATACTTGCACTAGTTTTTATGTGAATGTTCGAATTACAGTAATTACcgtgtgttgttgttgatcGTTAAGACATTGAGATGATGGTTTCTCTTCTAAGTTGAAAGAGGAAGATTATATCTAGTCTCCCTTTCTGcgttttatcgcgagggatcgcctcgcttcccagcattgggcgcttgatgggctgccgctagacacaaggcacctgattggtgCGCTTTCCTTTgtgagctgctgctcccagcttttaAAGTGGAAACAatatggcggctcgtttggaaactttcttctcttatattattaaaatagttttacattttatgtgagaaataagccatgcagttgatgaatctgtctttattttagatcgacaacgtttagtttaaaagtttctcgggagtttccagaagCGGTCAGTTgcgccggacgcccctgatttgcataaagtagcctagacctcaactttatgcaaatgatgaACGGGCAACTTGACGGTCGGTCTCTCGAATCGCatcgccacgctaccagaatgcattgcacggcaaGGACTGGGAAGCATGAAAGTAAGGAGCCTGTCCACATGTACCATGAGAGTCTACAGCCTCTTCTTAGCGTCTCTGTGAGGCTGAACTTttagggttgtgtctagaaggtaacctgcaaattgcaaaaacttgcaaaaactctagcgagactcactgcccaacaacctatcctaaccttaactattccaggtcaatgcctaaccttaactatctcgcaagagtttcacAATGTGCGTGTTTAAcattctagacacgaccaaCTTTTAGGCACgacggtgctttgagctaaatgctaccATCAGCATACTAACACGCTCACAATGTCAAtgctagcatgctgatgttcagcaggttcaccatcttagttacCATGCTAACTTTTGCTAATTGGCAtttaacacaaagtacaactAATGTTGATGGGATGTTAATTAGTTTTGCACATATTTTGCAggatagatgaaaagtcagggccTCAATTCTCTTTTCGACTGCATTGTGTAGGAATCATGAACGTC is a window of Sebastes umbrosus isolate fSebUmb1 chromosome 11, fSebUmb1.pri, whole genome shotgun sequence DNA encoding:
- the LOC119496452 gene encoding uncharacterized protein LOC119496452 isoform X2, whose amino-acid sequence is MWRSTNGIKAIEKRMEECRKGQMRMKRKVSHICLLLLLALLQITAPSLAQDDDDTDDFTDDTDSITSTTSTTSTRTTSNTSTTSTRTNSNTSTTSTKSTPTTRSALRYSTRPAVVKVAVGQPAVFRCGVPAASPNFTFTLYGSHGNFILKCPFGHEENIPQALYGSCGVKKGQSLGVWVLKGSSFSDNGTRVVCQQAKNPKAAVAFLRVYDNGLSFATLIGCAIGGFFGILLVFGLAYTMLQRSDALQRFFRGSVSDDMTTIITKE
- the LOC119496452 gene encoding uncharacterized protein LOC119496452 isoform X1, whose translation is MWRSTNGIKAIEKRMEECRKGQMRMKRKVSHICLLLLLALLQITAPSLAQDDDDTDDFTDDTDSITSTTSTTSTRTTSNTSTTSTRTNSNTSTTSTKSTPTTRSALRYSTRPAVVKVAVGQPAVFRCGVPAASPNFTFTLYGSHGNFILKCPFGHEENIPQVRWSPSDSVFTLTSSSLSSPLPLSDAILLTHRHKAEEALYGSCGVKKGQSLGVWVLKGSSFSDNGTRVVCQQAKNPKAAVAFLRVYDNGLSFATLIGCAIGGFFGILLVFGLAYTMLQRSDALQRFFRGSVSDDMTTIITKE